From a region of the Oryza sativa Japonica Group chromosome 6, ASM3414082v1 genome:
- the LOC112939312 gene encoding probable inactive receptor kinase RLK902 yields MASASFFHYPKANYVLDDQATPRRSAAGGGGARRGRGGGGGRHGGRPRGAAGAAGRGGGAAPAVGPVRAHAVRRRVARRRVLHCSAAGDRVTELRLPGKSLRGAVPVGTVGNLTALRTLSLRTNAISGGVPADIGGCVQLRSLNLSGNRLAGRLPEGLFSLALLEKVDLSGNRLNGGVSPEFSRLASLTTLNLDRNGFNGTLPGNLMLPKLAQFNVSYNGQLGGAVPASLTGMPASAFLGTALCGGPLAPCANPSPPSPGGSKGVREEEEDRRERCHEKCNCRMRPEETQSCRAKFQNRLAAFNRHHMN; encoded by the exons GCGACGCCGCGCCGttctgctgctggtggtggtggtgctcgtcgcgggcgcggtggcggcggcggccgacatGGCGGGCGACCGCGCGGCGCTGCTGGCGCTGCGGGACGCGGTGGGGGGGCGGCACCTGCCGTGGGACCCGTCCGCGCCCACGCCGTGCGGCGGCGCGTAGCACGGCGTCGGGTGCTCcactgctccgccgccggcgaccgcgtcACCGAGCTCCGGCTCCCCGGGAAGAGCCTGAGAGGAGCGGTGCCCGTGGGCACGGTCGGCAACCTCACCGCGCTGCGGACGCTGTCGCTCCGGACGAACGCGATATCCGGCGGGGTCCCCGCGGACATCGGCGGCTGCGTCCAGCTCCGGTCGCTGAACCTCTCCGGGAACCGGCTCGCCGGCAGGTTGCCGGAGGGGCTCTTCTCGCTGGCGCTGCTCGAGAAGGTGGACCTCTCCGGGAACCGCCTCAACGGCGGCGTCTCGCCGGAGTTCAGCCGGCTCGCGAGCCTGACCACGCTGAACCTCGACCGCAACGGCTTCAATGGCACGCTCCCCGGTAACCTGATGCTGCCGAAGCTCGCGCAGTTCAACGTGTCGTACAATGGCCAGCTCGGTGGCGCCGTGCCGGCGTCGCTCACCGGGATGCCGGCGAGCGCCTTCCTCGGCACGGCGCTCTGCGGCGGCCCGCTCGCCCCGTGCGCCaacccctcgccgccgtcgcccggggGCAGCAAGGGCGTacgtgaggaagaagaggatagGAGAGAGAG ATGCCATGAAAAATGCAATTGCAGGATGAGGCCTGAAGAGACGCAGAGTTGCAGAGCCAAGTTTCAGAATCGCCTTGCAGCTTTCAACAGGCACCACATGAACTAA